The genomic DNA GGGCGGGAGGGGCTGATGGAGGGCTTCGCCCGGATGAAGGGCCTCGTCGAGTCCGCCCGGGCCTCGGGCGCGAGCCGCGTGGAAGTCCTCCTTTATTACTCGGGGCACTCGGACGACGAGGGCCTGCTGCTGCGCGGCGAGCGCGTGGACTACGGCGAGCTGCGCCGCGCGTTGGCGGACTTGCGAGCGGACGTGCGCATCGCGGTGCTGGACTCGTGCGCCTCGGGGGCCTTCGCGCGCCGCAAGGGTGGCACCCCCCGGCCCGCCTTCCTGGTGGACTCGGGCAGCCAGGTGTCGGGCCAGGCCATCCTCACCTCGTCCAGCGCGGACGAGGCCTCGCAGGAGTCGGATCGGCTGGGCGCCTCCTTCTTCACCCACCACCTCGTCTCGGGCCTGCGCGGCGCGGCGGACATGACGCGGGATGGGCGGGTGACGCTCAACGAGGCCTACCAGTTCGCCTTCCACGAGACGCTGGCGCGCACCGAGCGCACCCAGAAAGGCGCCCAGCACCCGGCCTACGACATCGAGATGGCGGGGACCGGGGAGCTGGTGATGACGGACCTGCGCGCCACGTCCGCCACGCTCGTCCTGGCGGACACCCTGGAGGGGCGCCTCTTCGTGCGCGACGCGGCGGGGACGCTGGTGGTGGAGCTGCTGAAGGTCTCCGGACGGCCCACGCAGCTGGGACTCGCGCCGGGGCGCTACCAGGTGCGGCGCGAGCTGGACGGGAGTCTGTCCGAGGCGGCCTTCACCCTCACCGAGGGCCAGGGCACGACCCTGTCGGCGGCGAACTTCGCCTCGGTGCCGGGCGAGGCCACGGTGTCGCGCGGAGGCCCGAAGGAGGCGCACGAGGTGGACACCTCCTCCCGTCGGCGCTTGTTGCTCAACCTGGGGCTCGTGCCGGGAGTGAGCACCAATGCGCTCCTGGCGGGAGATGAGCCGGTGGAGAACCGGCTGGCGCTCGGGGTGATGAACGACGGCACGGCCCTGAAGAAGGGCGTGGCCCTGGCCTTCATCTCCAACGTGTACGACGAGGAGCTGGAGGGGTTCTCGGGGGCATTGGCGCTGAACGTGGCGGGGCGTGACATGCGCGGCGTCCACTCGGCCCTGGCCCTCAACGTGGCGGCTGGATCGCTGACGGGCGCGCAACTGGCGGTGGGCGTGAACGTCACGGCCGGAAGCGTCCAGGGCGGCCAGTTCGCCGTGGGCGTGAACGTCGCGCGGGGAAAAGTCCGCGGCGTCCAGGGCACGGCGGGGTTGAACTGGGCGAGCGGTGCCTTCACGGGCCTCCAGGCGTCCTCGGGCATCAGCATCGCCCAGGGGGGCCTCGAGGGCGCGCAGGTGTCGCTGCTCAACGTGAGCGGAGACGTGACGGGCGCGCAGGTGGGACTCATCAACGTGGCCAGGCGGGTGAAGGGCACGCAGGTGGGGCTCATCAACGTGTCCGAGGACATCCAGGGCGTGCCCATCGGCCTGCTCTCCTTCGTCCAGAAGGGGCAGCTCCACCTGGAGGTCTGGTCGAGCGACATCCAGCTCCTCAACGCGGGCGTGAAGCTGGGCAGCAAGTACGTGTACACCACGCTGCAGGCGGGCGTGGGTCCCGACGATCGGCTGCAACGCTTCAGCCTGGGCCTGGGCTTCGGAGGCCACATCCCGCTGGGGTCGCGCTTCTGGCTGGACCTGGACGCGGTGGGCAGCAACGTGCACGGATTCGAGCGGCCCTTCAACGGAGGGAACCTGCTGGTGCAGGGCCGGGCGATGCTCGGCTTCCAGATCTTCTCCCACCTCGCGGTGTTCGTCGCGCCCACCTACAACGCCTTCTTCGCGTTCTCCCCCGGGCAACAGCGCGAGCTGACCACGTTCGGCTCCCGCGTGGCCCAGGTGGATTCCGACGTCTCGGTGCGCTACTGGCCCGGCGCGCAGGCCGGTCTGCGCTTCTGACGAGACGATGTATCCGGGGAATCCCGGGGCATTGACGCACTCGGACGCCACCGTCTAACGTGGCGCTCCGATGCACTCCGCGTACGCCCGCTGTCCGATGACTCCCTGTTGTCGTTGATCGCGGCGCGACGC from Melittangium boletus DSM 14713 includes the following:
- a CDS encoding caspase family protein, producing the protein MMTRVLLPLLAVLVAAEAPAAPAPSPVVRRLALLVGVNDGGPERTRLRYATTDAQSISKVLGELGGVTPADRVLLLETGREGLMEGFARMKGLVESARASGASRVEVLLYYSGHSDDEGLLLRGERVDYGELRRALADLRADVRIAVLDSCASGAFARRKGGTPRPAFLVDSGSQVSGQAILTSSSADEASQESDRLGASFFTHHLVSGLRGAADMTRDGRVTLNEAYQFAFHETLARTERTQKGAQHPAYDIEMAGTGELVMTDLRATSATLVLADTLEGRLFVRDAAGTLVVELLKVSGRPTQLGLAPGRYQVRRELDGSLSEAAFTLTEGQGTTLSAANFASVPGEATVSRGGPKEAHEVDTSSRRRLLLNLGLVPGVSTNALLAGDEPVENRLALGVMNDGTALKKGVALAFISNVYDEELEGFSGALALNVAGRDMRGVHSALALNVAAGSLTGAQLAVGVNVTAGSVQGGQFAVGVNVARGKVRGVQGTAGLNWASGAFTGLQASSGISIAQGGLEGAQVSLLNVSGDVTGAQVGLINVARRVKGTQVGLINVSEDIQGVPIGLLSFVQKGQLHLEVWSSDIQLLNAGVKLGSKYVYTTLQAGVGPDDRLQRFSLGLGFGGHIPLGSRFWLDLDAVGSNVHGFERPFNGGNLLVQGRAMLGFQIFSHLAVFVAPTYNAFFAFSPGQQRELTTFGSRVAQVDSDVSVRYWPGAQAGLRF